The Syngnathus scovelli strain Florida chromosome 18, RoL_Ssco_1.2, whole genome shotgun sequence genome contains a region encoding:
- the nell3 gene encoding uncharacterized protein nell3 isoform X3 — protein sequence MLLISSALLLLVLASVRADWCKGAHCTGSSTGDPRPCTGDHCPSGRSNRHSRHAPSMGSPRLRSTTAEGVPLCTDGDCARVPETRNQTRNCKGLECRFPLRINRSKGRPRDTGESSPPSPGAEQLPLVHLADRAAQFLGDFPEFGSPSSELGGAPLGLQLTCDVKPGENEVPSEDALILHLQLAKGQEKLVEALRAQQVLISELQQKLADQQEALLSQQRDILTQHHRMYEQMDTVKVQYGLLADILKQASFQGLQEELQSYFQSHLSGLQNQARSHLHNGVHKMDTDTKVMDVVGEANLPQLLMGGCPSACQPDHYCDFQTDPPQCHKCTMCPPGFFLISQCSPTMDTMCQDRDECFELANICGERVKCLNTPGGFRCLGVSQREAETGLCGHDYFYNQELQECQACSDCEGDPVAVPCTTLTDSVCGSASGARLSSSWSAFVTVPSCGNSESQIFTGLQLSLRGKERSDLVSSNGGLMKILQHGLLWLDHNFAMKHSCRNFLQLGLRFNASQEEEGREVSGVRVEQPEGKYFQGVSISAGVEVEPSDTLSLLLRSPNQHCNRSKDLHVYDMSAPTFSLLWLSHDTGAVAMTAEMSLLAHYQSSYRPTFRVRSLSDPYMIGLTHDNRGVRFTESGVVKFVLQQALYAMGHTCIREGFFLLAYTSRNGTGQEVMRAFKTGVNYRDTSITLAGAVAVGGGDTLSFEITTPPQCNVRYFGDGTGISMLSLVWIPSVVSSSLTATVAKVGLPFGAVRNKPLTFQQISPDSPQIRLAGSGEPNSRKNFVFLEDGTVNIALNLRLIHSCNVLKVTLQRAGSPGLGAGRLPGPVAQQVSGHIPEGSEWASVGLRASFQVHNGTIVYSTLDCIRGRINQISHEGGTNISILWVAA from the exons ATGTTGTTGATATCATCGGCGCTGTTGCTCCTGGTCCTTGCGTCTGTGCGCGCTGACTGGTGCAAGGGGGCTCACTGCACGGGTTCTAGCACCGGAGACCCGCGACCGTGCACCGGTGACCACTGTCCCTCAGGCAGGTCGAACAGACATTCACGTCACGCCCCCTCCATGGGATCTCCCCGTCTGAGAAGCACCACCGCAGAAGGCGTCCCTTTGTGTACCGACGGCGACTGCGCAAGGGTGCCCGAGACAAGAAACCAAACGCGGAACTGCAAAGGGTTAGAGTGCAGATTCCCTTTGCGGATCAACAGATCCAAAGGGCGCCCCAGGGACACCGGGGAGAGCTCCCCGCCGTCCCCTGGAGCCGAGCAGCTCCCTCTGGTTCATCTGGCTGACCGGGCTGCGCAGTTCCTGGGGGACTTCCCCGAGTTCGGCTCCCCGTCTTCAGAACTCGGTGGTGCGCCCCTggggctccagctcacctgtgaTGTCAAACCAG GAGAAAATGAAGTCCCTTCAGAGGATGCCCTGATCCTCCACCTCCAGCTGGCCAAGGGTCAGGAGAAGCTGGTGGAGGCTCTGCGGGCGCAGCAAGTGCTCATCAGCGAGCTGCAACAGAAGCTGGCCGACCAGCAGGAGGCACTCCTGTCGCAGCAGCGCGACATCTTGACACAACACCATCGTATGTACGAGCAGATGGACACAGTCAAGGTCCAGTATGGCCTCCTGGCGGACATCCTCAAGCAGGCGTCCTTCCAGGGTCTGCAGGAAGAACTGCAGAGCTACTTCCAGAGCCACCTCTCGGGCCTCCAAAATCAGGCCCGCAGCCATCTGCACAACGGCGTCCATAAGATGGACACAGACACGAAGGTGATGGACGTAGTCGGTGAAGCTAATTTGCCACAGCTGCTGATGGGGGGGTGCCCTTCTGCCTGCCAGCCGGACCACTACTGCGACTTCCAGACTGATCCGCCACAGTGCCACAAGTGCACTATGTGTCCACCGGGATTTTTCCTCATTTCACAGTGCTCACCCACCATGGACACCATGTGCCAG GATCGAGATGAATGTTTTGAGCTAGCAAACATCTGCGGGGAGCGTGTCAAGTGTCTGAACACTCCAG GAGGCTTCCGGTGTCTGGGTGTGTCTCAGAGAGAAGCAGAGACGGGCTTGTGCGGCCACGACTACTTCTACAACCAAGAGCTCCAGGAGTGTCAGGCCTGCTCCGACTGTGAAGGCGATCCTGTGGCCGTCCCTTGCACGACACTCACCGACTCTGTCTGTGGCTCTGCCTCGGGGGCTCGTCTCTCCTCCTCCTGGAGCGCCTTTGTCACTGTCCCCTCTTGCGGGAACTCTGAAAGTCAGATCTTCACTGGGCTTCAGCTGAGCCTGCGAGGCAAGGAGCGCAGTGATCTTGTGTCCAGCAATGGGGGCCTGATGAAAATACTGCAGCACGGGCTGCTGTGGCTGGACCACAACTTTGCCATGAAGCACAGCTGCAGGAACTTCCTTCAGCTGGGCTTGAGGTTCAACGCCAGCCAGGAAGAGGAGGGTCGGGAAGTCAGTGGGGTGCGTGTGGAGCAGCCTGAAGGCAAGTACTTCCAGGGTGTGAGCATCAGCGCCGGGGTGGAGGTGGAGCCCAGCGACACCCTGAGTCTTCTTCTGAGGAGCCCCAACCAGCACTGCAACCGGAGCAAAGACCTCCACGTCTATGACATGTCGGCGCCGACGTTCAGCTTGCTCTGGTTGTCGCATGACACGGGTGCCGTGGCCATGACCGCCGAGATGTCGCTGCTAGCGCACTATCAGTCCAGCTACCGCCCGACATTTCGTGTGCGCTCATTGTCAGACCCTTACATGATAGGTTTGACGCACGACAATCGCGGTGTGCGCTTCACGGAGAGCGGTGTGGTCAAGTTTGTCCTCCAGCAGGCGCTCTATGCCATGGGGCACACTTGCATCCGCGAGGGCTTCTTCCTGCTTGCCTACACAAGCCGCAATGGCACAGGTCAGGAGGTCATGCGGGCCTTCAAGACAGGCGTGAACTACAGGGACACCTCCATCACGCTGGCGGGCGCCGTGGCCGTGGGTGGCGGCGACACGCTCAGCTTTGAGATCACGACACCGCCGCAGTGTAACGTCCGCTACTTTGGGGACGGCACTGGGATCAGCATGCTCAGCCTGGTCTGGATCCCCTCAGTTGTCTCTTCCTCGTTGACAGCCACGGTGGCCAAGGTAGGCCTCCCTTTCGGCGCGGTCCGCAACAAGCCACTCACCTTCCAGCAGATTTCTCCAGACTCACCGCAGATTCGCCTGGCCGGCTCCGGCGAACCAAACAGCCGCAAGAACTTTGTGTTCCTGGAAGATGGGACCGTTAACATTGCCTTAAACCTGAGACTTATCCACTCATGTAACGTCTTGAAGGTGACCCTCCAACGGGCCGGTAGTCCGGGTCTAGGTGCGGGCAGGCTACCTGGTCCCGTGGCTCAGCAGGTTTCGGGACACATACCGGAGGGCAGTGAGTGGGCCAGCGTGGGCCTGAGGGCCTCCTTCCAGGTCCACAATGGGACCATCGTCTACAGCACCCTGGACTGCATCCGCGGACGCATCAACCAGATCTCGCACGAGGGCGGCACCAACATCTCCATCCTTTGGGTTGCCGCGTGA
- the nell3 gene encoding uncharacterized protein nell3 isoform X2, with protein MLIKLQECHHHIQTAQRGSGWRAGWLDGWRVRGMLYFTLHTLNKEAGQDGKERKPEGKMLLISSALLLLVLASVRADWCKGAHCTGSSTGDPRPCTGDHCPSGRSNRHSRHAPSMGSPRLRSTTAEGVPLCTDGDCARVPETRNQTRNCKGLECRFPLRINRSKGRPRDTGESSPPSPGAEQLPLVHLADRAAQFLGDFPEFGSPSSELGGAPLGLQLTCDVKPGENEVPSEDALILHLQLAKGQEKLVEALRAQQVLISELQQKLADQQEALLSQQRDILTQHHRMYEQMDTVKVQYGLLADILKQASFQGLQEELQSYFQSHLSGLQNQARSHLHNGVHKMDTDTKPDHYCDFQTDPPQCHKCTMCPPGFFLISQCSPTMDTMCQDRDECFELANICGERVKCLNTPGGFRCLGVSQREAETGLCGHDYFYNQELQECQACSDCEGDPVAVPCTTLTDSVCGSASGARLSSSWSAFVTVPSCGNSESQIFTGLQLSLRGKERSDLVSSNGGLMKILQHGLLWLDHNFAMKHSCRNFLQLGLRFNASQEEEGREVSGVRVEQPEGKYFQGVSISAGVEVEPSDTLSLLLRSPNQHCNRSKDLHVYDMSAPTFSLLWLSHDTGAVAMTAEMSLLAHYQSSYRPTFRVRSLSDPYMIGLTHDNRGVRFTESGVVKFVLQQALYAMGHTCIREGFFLLAYTSRNGTGQEVMRAFKTGVNYRDTSITLAGAVAVGGGDTLSFEITTPPQCNVRYFGDGTGISMLSLVWIPSVVSSSLTATVAKVGLPFGAVRNKPLTFQQISPDSPQIRLAGSGEPNSRKNFVFLEDGTVNIALNLRLIHSCNVLKVTLQRAGSPGLGAGRLPGPVAQQVSGHIPEGSEWASVGLRASFQVHNGTIVYSTLDCIRGRINQISHEGGTNISILWVAA; from the exons ATGCTAATTAAACTCCAGGAATGCCATCATCACATCCAGACAGCTCAAAGGGGCTCTGGCTGgagagctggctggctggatggatggcgtGTGCGCGGGATGTTGTATTTCACTCTTCACACTTTGAACAAAGAAGCTGGACAAGACGGTAAAGAGCGAAAACCAG AAGGCAAGATGTTGTTGATATCATCGGCGCTGTTGCTCCTGGTCCTTGCGTCTGTGCGCGCTGACTGGTGCAAGGGGGCTCACTGCACGGGTTCTAGCACCGGAGACCCGCGACCGTGCACCGGTGACCACTGTCCCTCAGGCAGGTCGAACAGACATTCACGTCACGCCCCCTCCATGGGATCTCCCCGTCTGAGAAGCACCACCGCAGAAGGCGTCCCTTTGTGTACCGACGGCGACTGCGCAAGGGTGCCCGAGACAAGAAACCAAACGCGGAACTGCAAAGGGTTAGAGTGCAGATTCCCTTTGCGGATCAACAGATCCAAAGGGCGCCCCAGGGACACCGGGGAGAGCTCCCCGCCGTCCCCTGGAGCCGAGCAGCTCCCTCTGGTTCATCTGGCTGACCGGGCTGCGCAGTTCCTGGGGGACTTCCCCGAGTTCGGCTCCCCGTCTTCAGAACTCGGTGGTGCGCCCCTggggctccagctcacctgtgaTGTCAAACCAG GAGAAAATGAAGTCCCTTCAGAGGATGCCCTGATCCTCCACCTCCAGCTGGCCAAGGGTCAGGAGAAGCTGGTGGAGGCTCTGCGGGCGCAGCAAGTGCTCATCAGCGAGCTGCAACAGAAGCTGGCCGACCAGCAGGAGGCACTCCTGTCGCAGCAGCGCGACATCTTGACACAACACCATCGTATGTACGAGCAGATGGACACAGTCAAGGTCCAGTATGGCCTCCTGGCGGACATCCTCAAGCAGGCGTCCTTCCAGGGTCTGCAGGAAGAACTGCAGAGCTACTTCCAGAGCCACCTCTCGGGCCTCCAAAATCAGGCCCGCAGCCATCTGCACAACGGCGTCCATAAGATGGACACAGACACGAAG CCGGACCACTACTGCGACTTCCAGACTGATCCGCCACAGTGCCACAAGTGCACTATGTGTCCACCGGGATTTTTCCTCATTTCACAGTGCTCACCCACCATGGACACCATGTGCCAG GATCGAGATGAATGTTTTGAGCTAGCAAACATCTGCGGGGAGCGTGTCAAGTGTCTGAACACTCCAG GAGGCTTCCGGTGTCTGGGTGTGTCTCAGAGAGAAGCAGAGACGGGCTTGTGCGGCCACGACTACTTCTACAACCAAGAGCTCCAGGAGTGTCAGGCCTGCTCCGACTGTGAAGGCGATCCTGTGGCCGTCCCTTGCACGACACTCACCGACTCTGTCTGTGGCTCTGCCTCGGGGGCTCGTCTCTCCTCCTCCTGGAGCGCCTTTGTCACTGTCCCCTCTTGCGGGAACTCTGAAAGTCAGATCTTCACTGGGCTTCAGCTGAGCCTGCGAGGCAAGGAGCGCAGTGATCTTGTGTCCAGCAATGGGGGCCTGATGAAAATACTGCAGCACGGGCTGCTGTGGCTGGACCACAACTTTGCCATGAAGCACAGCTGCAGGAACTTCCTTCAGCTGGGCTTGAGGTTCAACGCCAGCCAGGAAGAGGAGGGTCGGGAAGTCAGTGGGGTGCGTGTGGAGCAGCCTGAAGGCAAGTACTTCCAGGGTGTGAGCATCAGCGCCGGGGTGGAGGTGGAGCCCAGCGACACCCTGAGTCTTCTTCTGAGGAGCCCCAACCAGCACTGCAACCGGAGCAAAGACCTCCACGTCTATGACATGTCGGCGCCGACGTTCAGCTTGCTCTGGTTGTCGCATGACACGGGTGCCGTGGCCATGACCGCCGAGATGTCGCTGCTAGCGCACTATCAGTCCAGCTACCGCCCGACATTTCGTGTGCGCTCATTGTCAGACCCTTACATGATAGGTTTGACGCACGACAATCGCGGTGTGCGCTTCACGGAGAGCGGTGTGGTCAAGTTTGTCCTCCAGCAGGCGCTCTATGCCATGGGGCACACTTGCATCCGCGAGGGCTTCTTCCTGCTTGCCTACACAAGCCGCAATGGCACAGGTCAGGAGGTCATGCGGGCCTTCAAGACAGGCGTGAACTACAGGGACACCTCCATCACGCTGGCGGGCGCCGTGGCCGTGGGTGGCGGCGACACGCTCAGCTTTGAGATCACGACACCGCCGCAGTGTAACGTCCGCTACTTTGGGGACGGCACTGGGATCAGCATGCTCAGCCTGGTCTGGATCCCCTCAGTTGTCTCTTCCTCGTTGACAGCCACGGTGGCCAAGGTAGGCCTCCCTTTCGGCGCGGTCCGCAACAAGCCACTCACCTTCCAGCAGATTTCTCCAGACTCACCGCAGATTCGCCTGGCCGGCTCCGGCGAACCAAACAGCCGCAAGAACTTTGTGTTCCTGGAAGATGGGACCGTTAACATTGCCTTAAACCTGAGACTTATCCACTCATGTAACGTCTTGAAGGTGACCCTCCAACGGGCCGGTAGTCCGGGTCTAGGTGCGGGCAGGCTACCTGGTCCCGTGGCTCAGCAGGTTTCGGGACACATACCGGAGGGCAGTGAGTGGGCCAGCGTGGGCCTGAGGGCCTCCTTCCAGGTCCACAATGGGACCATCGTCTACAGCACCCTGGACTGCATCCGCGGACGCATCAACCAGATCTCGCACGAGGGCGGCACCAACATCTCCATCCTTTGGGTTGCCGCGTGA
- the nell3 gene encoding uncharacterized protein nell3 isoform X1, with translation MLIKLQECHHHIQTAQRGSGWRAGWLDGWRVRGMLYFTLHTLNKEAGQDGKERKPEGKMLLISSALLLLVLASVRADWCKGAHCTGSSTGDPRPCTGDHCPSGRSNRHSRHAPSMGSPRLRSTTAEGVPLCTDGDCARVPETRNQTRNCKGLECRFPLRINRSKGRPRDTGESSPPSPGAEQLPLVHLADRAAQFLGDFPEFGSPSSELGGAPLGLQLTCDVKPGENEVPSEDALILHLQLAKGQEKLVEALRAQQVLISELQQKLADQQEALLSQQRDILTQHHRMYEQMDTVKVQYGLLADILKQASFQGLQEELQSYFQSHLSGLQNQARSHLHNGVHKMDTDTKVMDVVGEANLPQLLMGGCPSACQPDHYCDFQTDPPQCHKCTMCPPGFFLISQCSPTMDTMCQDRDECFELANICGERVKCLNTPGGFRCLGVSQREAETGLCGHDYFYNQELQECQACSDCEGDPVAVPCTTLTDSVCGSASGARLSSSWSAFVTVPSCGNSESQIFTGLQLSLRGKERSDLVSSNGGLMKILQHGLLWLDHNFAMKHSCRNFLQLGLRFNASQEEEGREVSGVRVEQPEGKYFQGVSISAGVEVEPSDTLSLLLRSPNQHCNRSKDLHVYDMSAPTFSLLWLSHDTGAVAMTAEMSLLAHYQSSYRPTFRVRSLSDPYMIGLTHDNRGVRFTESGVVKFVLQQALYAMGHTCIREGFFLLAYTSRNGTGQEVMRAFKTGVNYRDTSITLAGAVAVGGGDTLSFEITTPPQCNVRYFGDGTGISMLSLVWIPSVVSSSLTATVAKVGLPFGAVRNKPLTFQQISPDSPQIRLAGSGEPNSRKNFVFLEDGTVNIALNLRLIHSCNVLKVTLQRAGSPGLGAGRLPGPVAQQVSGHIPEGSEWASVGLRASFQVHNGTIVYSTLDCIRGRINQISHEGGTNISILWVAA, from the exons ATGCTAATTAAACTCCAGGAATGCCATCATCACATCCAGACAGCTCAAAGGGGCTCTGGCTGgagagctggctggctggatggatggcgtGTGCGCGGGATGTTGTATTTCACTCTTCACACTTTGAACAAAGAAGCTGGACAAGACGGTAAAGAGCGAAAACCAG AAGGCAAGATGTTGTTGATATCATCGGCGCTGTTGCTCCTGGTCCTTGCGTCTGTGCGCGCTGACTGGTGCAAGGGGGCTCACTGCACGGGTTCTAGCACCGGAGACCCGCGACCGTGCACCGGTGACCACTGTCCCTCAGGCAGGTCGAACAGACATTCACGTCACGCCCCCTCCATGGGATCTCCCCGTCTGAGAAGCACCACCGCAGAAGGCGTCCCTTTGTGTACCGACGGCGACTGCGCAAGGGTGCCCGAGACAAGAAACCAAACGCGGAACTGCAAAGGGTTAGAGTGCAGATTCCCTTTGCGGATCAACAGATCCAAAGGGCGCCCCAGGGACACCGGGGAGAGCTCCCCGCCGTCCCCTGGAGCCGAGCAGCTCCCTCTGGTTCATCTGGCTGACCGGGCTGCGCAGTTCCTGGGGGACTTCCCCGAGTTCGGCTCCCCGTCTTCAGAACTCGGTGGTGCGCCCCTggggctccagctcacctgtgaTGTCAAACCAG GAGAAAATGAAGTCCCTTCAGAGGATGCCCTGATCCTCCACCTCCAGCTGGCCAAGGGTCAGGAGAAGCTGGTGGAGGCTCTGCGGGCGCAGCAAGTGCTCATCAGCGAGCTGCAACAGAAGCTGGCCGACCAGCAGGAGGCACTCCTGTCGCAGCAGCGCGACATCTTGACACAACACCATCGTATGTACGAGCAGATGGACACAGTCAAGGTCCAGTATGGCCTCCTGGCGGACATCCTCAAGCAGGCGTCCTTCCAGGGTCTGCAGGAAGAACTGCAGAGCTACTTCCAGAGCCACCTCTCGGGCCTCCAAAATCAGGCCCGCAGCCATCTGCACAACGGCGTCCATAAGATGGACACAGACACGAAGGTGATGGACGTAGTCGGTGAAGCTAATTTGCCACAGCTGCTGATGGGGGGGTGCCCTTCTGCCTGCCAGCCGGACCACTACTGCGACTTCCAGACTGATCCGCCACAGTGCCACAAGTGCACTATGTGTCCACCGGGATTTTTCCTCATTTCACAGTGCTCACCCACCATGGACACCATGTGCCAG GATCGAGATGAATGTTTTGAGCTAGCAAACATCTGCGGGGAGCGTGTCAAGTGTCTGAACACTCCAG GAGGCTTCCGGTGTCTGGGTGTGTCTCAGAGAGAAGCAGAGACGGGCTTGTGCGGCCACGACTACTTCTACAACCAAGAGCTCCAGGAGTGTCAGGCCTGCTCCGACTGTGAAGGCGATCCTGTGGCCGTCCCTTGCACGACACTCACCGACTCTGTCTGTGGCTCTGCCTCGGGGGCTCGTCTCTCCTCCTCCTGGAGCGCCTTTGTCACTGTCCCCTCTTGCGGGAACTCTGAAAGTCAGATCTTCACTGGGCTTCAGCTGAGCCTGCGAGGCAAGGAGCGCAGTGATCTTGTGTCCAGCAATGGGGGCCTGATGAAAATACTGCAGCACGGGCTGCTGTGGCTGGACCACAACTTTGCCATGAAGCACAGCTGCAGGAACTTCCTTCAGCTGGGCTTGAGGTTCAACGCCAGCCAGGAAGAGGAGGGTCGGGAAGTCAGTGGGGTGCGTGTGGAGCAGCCTGAAGGCAAGTACTTCCAGGGTGTGAGCATCAGCGCCGGGGTGGAGGTGGAGCCCAGCGACACCCTGAGTCTTCTTCTGAGGAGCCCCAACCAGCACTGCAACCGGAGCAAAGACCTCCACGTCTATGACATGTCGGCGCCGACGTTCAGCTTGCTCTGGTTGTCGCATGACACGGGTGCCGTGGCCATGACCGCCGAGATGTCGCTGCTAGCGCACTATCAGTCCAGCTACCGCCCGACATTTCGTGTGCGCTCATTGTCAGACCCTTACATGATAGGTTTGACGCACGACAATCGCGGTGTGCGCTTCACGGAGAGCGGTGTGGTCAAGTTTGTCCTCCAGCAGGCGCTCTATGCCATGGGGCACACTTGCATCCGCGAGGGCTTCTTCCTGCTTGCCTACACAAGCCGCAATGGCACAGGTCAGGAGGTCATGCGGGCCTTCAAGACAGGCGTGAACTACAGGGACACCTCCATCACGCTGGCGGGCGCCGTGGCCGTGGGTGGCGGCGACACGCTCAGCTTTGAGATCACGACACCGCCGCAGTGTAACGTCCGCTACTTTGGGGACGGCACTGGGATCAGCATGCTCAGCCTGGTCTGGATCCCCTCAGTTGTCTCTTCCTCGTTGACAGCCACGGTGGCCAAGGTAGGCCTCCCTTTCGGCGCGGTCCGCAACAAGCCACTCACCTTCCAGCAGATTTCTCCAGACTCACCGCAGATTCGCCTGGCCGGCTCCGGCGAACCAAACAGCCGCAAGAACTTTGTGTTCCTGGAAGATGGGACCGTTAACATTGCCTTAAACCTGAGACTTATCCACTCATGTAACGTCTTGAAGGTGACCCTCCAACGGGCCGGTAGTCCGGGTCTAGGTGCGGGCAGGCTACCTGGTCCCGTGGCTCAGCAGGTTTCGGGACACATACCGGAGGGCAGTGAGTGGGCCAGCGTGGGCCTGAGGGCCTCCTTCCAGGTCCACAATGGGACCATCGTCTACAGCACCCTGGACTGCATCCGCGGACGCATCAACCAGATCTCGCACGAGGGCGGCACCAACATCTCCATCCTTTGGGTTGCCGCGTGA